One Pseudodesulfovibrio cashew DNA window includes the following coding sequences:
- a CDS encoding long-chain-fatty-acid--CoA ligase, translated as MEQIPRPWLNAYDPEVPATIDYEKVPLFRFLDRAAHKWPNRKAIVFKNWSVSYAKLKTMSEVFAANLKAAGIRKGDRVALMLPNLPQTIVAFWGVIRAGAIGVLTNPLYMETEIVHQFNDAGVRCCITLDLLWPKLEKLRDAIPVEKFYVTTIGEGLKFPLNVLYKLQAKKAGTTPKIPYDGKEVLPFKLLLKGRSKFTEEKIVAEDTALLQYTGGTTGVAKGCVLTHFNLGANLQQCQSMIHSLGRQRETFLGILPYFHIYGLTTCLTWPTSMGATLAPFPRYVPLDVLKGIHKLKPTVFPGAPAVYISLLQQKDVDKYDISSINVCVSGSAPMPVEYMEQFEKRTGTAISEGYGLTEASPVTHFNPLHGVRKSGSIGLPFPDTDAKVVDMDVGGEALPPGKLGELAVRGPQVMKEYYNRPDATADVLRNGWLYTGDIAYMDEEGYFFIVDRKKDLIISGGYNIYPREIDEVLHAHPKIDEAVSVGIPHEARGEIVKAYVVVKEGETLTRSDVIAYCREKLANYKVPRRVEFRRELPKTMVGKVLRRALRDEEVAKMQKKKSKRPQPEGNDER; from the coding sequence ATGGAGCAGATTCCCCGCCCCTGGCTGAACGCATACGACCCCGAAGTTCCGGCCACCATTGACTACGAAAAGGTCCCCCTGTTCCGCTTTTTGGACCGGGCTGCGCACAAGTGGCCGAATCGCAAGGCCATCGTCTTCAAGAACTGGTCGGTCTCCTACGCCAAACTCAAGACAATGAGCGAAGTCTTCGCCGCGAACCTCAAGGCGGCGGGCATCCGCAAGGGCGATAGGGTCGCGCTGATGCTGCCCAACCTGCCGCAGACCATCGTGGCCTTCTGGGGCGTAATCCGGGCCGGGGCCATCGGCGTGCTGACCAATCCGCTGTATATGGAGACGGAAATCGTCCACCAGTTCAACGACGCGGGCGTGCGCTGCTGCATCACCCTGGACCTACTCTGGCCCAAGCTTGAAAAGCTGCGCGATGCCATCCCGGTGGAAAAATTCTACGTTACGACCATCGGCGAGGGACTGAAATTCCCGCTCAACGTTCTGTACAAGCTCCAGGCCAAAAAAGCGGGAACCACGCCGAAGATCCCTTATGACGGAAAGGAAGTGCTTCCCTTCAAGCTCCTGCTGAAAGGCCGCAGCAAATTTACCGAGGAAAAGATCGTCGCCGAGGACACAGCCCTGCTCCAGTACACGGGCGGGACCACAGGCGTGGCCAAGGGGTGCGTGCTCACCCACTTCAACCTCGGCGCCAATCTCCAGCAGTGCCAGTCCATGATCCATTCCCTTGGCAGACAGCGGGAGACATTCCTCGGCATTCTGCCCTATTTCCATATATATGGGCTGACCACCTGCCTGACCTGGCCCACAAGCATGGGAGCCACCTTGGCGCCCTTTCCGCGCTACGTGCCCCTGGACGTGCTCAAGGGCATCCACAAGCTCAAGCCCACGGTGTTCCCGGGAGCGCCCGCGGTCTACATCTCGCTGTTGCAGCAAAAGGACGTCGACAAGTACGACATCTCCTCCATCAACGTCTGCGTGTCGGGCTCCGCGCCCATGCCCGTAGAGTACATGGAGCAGTTTGAGAAGCGCACCGGCACGGCCATCTCCGAGGGCTACGGTCTGACCGAGGCCTCCCCGGTGACCCACTTCAACCCGCTTCACGGCGTACGCAAGAGCGGCTCCATCGGCCTGCCCTTCCCGGACACGGACGCCAAGGTCGTGGACATGGACGTGGGTGGCGAGGCGCTGCCGCCGGGCAAGCTGGGAGAGCTGGCCGTGCGGGGGCCGCAAGTCATGAAGGAGTACTACAACCGTCCCGACGCTACTGCCGACGTGTTGCGCAACGGCTGGCTCTATACCGGCGACATCGCCTACATGGACGAGGAAGGCTACTTTTTCATCGTGGACCGCAAGAAGGATTTGATCATTTCAGGCGGCTACAATATTTATCCGAGAGAAATAGACGAAGTCCTGCATGCCCACCCCAAGATCGACGAGGCCGTGAGCGTGGGCATTCCCCACGAAGCGCGCGGCGAGATCGTCAAGGCATATGTGGTTGTCAAGGAAGGCGAAACCCTGACACGCAGCGACGTCATCGCCTACTGCAGGGAGAAGCTGGCCAACTACAAGGTCCCCCGGAGGGTGGAGTTCCGCAGAGAACTGCCCAAGACCATGGTCGGCAAGGTCCTGCGCCGCGCCCTGCGCGACGAAGAAGTAGCCAAGATGCAGAAAAAGAAGAGCAAACGCCCCCAGCCGGAAGGTAACGATGAACGCTAA
- the cysC gene encoding adenylyl-sulfate kinase, protein MNAKYTCKYRGEVCREDRERQNGHRAVTLWFTGLSGAGKSTIAHAVEKRLFDSGVKVYTFDGDNVRHGLCGDLSFSPEDRKENIRRIGEMTKLFMDAGTICLCAFITPRHEVQRQLREAHADGDFHLIHVDCPVEVCESRDVKGYYKLAREGKIKNYTGISAPYEAPQNPDLRLDSDKETLEACVEQVMTFLKTRIAL, encoded by the coding sequence ATGAACGCTAAATACACTTGCAAATATCGCGGGGAAGTCTGCCGCGAAGACCGGGAGAGACAAAACGGACACCGTGCCGTGACCCTGTGGTTTACGGGCCTCTCTGGCGCGGGGAAATCGACCATCGCCCACGCGGTGGAAAAGAGGCTCTTCGACAGCGGGGTCAAGGTCTACACCTTTGACGGCGACAACGTCCGACACGGACTCTGCGGCGATCTTTCGTTCTCTCCCGAAGACCGCAAGGAGAACATTCGTCGAATCGGCGAAATGACCAAGCTCTTCATGGATGCAGGCACCATCTGCCTCTGCGCTTTCATCACCCCGCGCCACGAGGTGCAGCGGCAACTTCGCGAAGCACACGCCGATGGAGACTTCCACCTCATTCACGTGGACTGCCCGGTGGAGGTCTGCGAATCCCGCGACGTCAAGGGCTACTACAAGCTGGCCCGAGAAGGGAAAATCAAGAACTACACCGGAATCAGCGCCCCCTATGAGGCCCCCCAAAACCCCGACCTCCGTCTGGACTCCGACAAGGAGACCTTGGAAGCCTGCGTCGAGCAGGTCATGACTTTTCTCAAGACAAGAATCGCGTTGTAG
- a CDS encoding ABC transporter substrate-binding protein → MLSVLISVPALAADAIKIGFNLPLTGDIPEVGEGSKNAAEMYLKDINGKGGLEIAGKKYPLEFVYMDNESKAESAVNVALKLIEQEEVVAIIGPNSSKQAVPAGGTCNDNRTPMITPWSTNPDTTKDRPWVFRAAFLDPFQGPVVADFAAQKFGAKTAAVIFDISNDYSKGLAEIFKSSWEKKGLGPVVAFESHGTKDQDFSAQLTKVISANPDFIFVPDNYNQVALIVQQAHDLGYKGHFMGSDAWGTPDLIKLCGEDCYGQYFSTHYAAAGAKGATKVFIDRYKEAYGDVPADYAALTWDSIGLLVQAIQNAGKVESNPRKMRTAIREGLAAIKSFDGITGSSKFDEQGDPIKCAVVVKISDKGEFVFEQSVCP, encoded by the coding sequence ATGTTGAGCGTGCTCATTTCCGTCCCGGCCCTGGCCGCCGACGCCATCAAAATCGGTTTCAACCTGCCCCTGACCGGCGATATCCCGGAAGTCGGCGAAGGCTCCAAGAATGCCGCCGAGATGTACCTCAAGGACATCAACGGCAAGGGCGGTCTGGAAATCGCCGGCAAGAAATACCCCCTGGAATTCGTCTACATGGACAACGAGTCCAAGGCTGAATCCGCGGTCAACGTCGCCCTGAAGCTCATCGAGCAGGAAGAAGTCGTGGCCATCATCGGCCCCAACTCCTCCAAGCAGGCCGTGCCCGCCGGTGGTACCTGCAACGACAACCGCACCCCGATGATCACCCCCTGGTCCACCAACCCGGACACCACCAAGGATCGTCCCTGGGTCTTCCGCGCCGCCTTCCTGGATCCGTTCCAGGGCCCGGTCGTCGCTGATTTCGCCGCCCAGAAGTTCGGTGCCAAGACCGCTGCCGTGATCTTCGACATCTCCAACGACTACTCCAAGGGCCTGGCTGAGATCTTCAAGTCCTCCTGGGAGAAGAAGGGCCTCGGCCCGGTCGTGGCCTTCGAGTCCCACGGCACCAAGGACCAGGACTTCTCCGCTCAGCTGACCAAGGTCATCTCCGCCAACCCCGACTTCATCTTCGTTCCCGACAACTACAACCAGGTCGCCCTCATCGTGCAGCAGGCTCATGACCTCGGCTACAAGGGCCACTTCATGGGTTCCGATGCCTGGGGCACCCCCGACCTGATCAAGCTCTGCGGTGAAGACTGCTACGGCCAGTACTTCTCCACCCACTACGCCGCCGCCGGTGCCAAGGGCGCCACCAAGGTCTTCATCGACCGCTACAAGGAAGCCTACGGCGACGTCCCGGCTGACTACGCCGCCCTGACCTGGGACTCCATCGGTCTCCTGGTCCAGGCCATCCAGAACGCCGGCAAGGTCGAGAGCAACCCGCGCAAGATGCGCACGGCCATCCGCGAGGGCCTGGCCGCCATCAAGTCCTTTGACGGCATCACCGGCTCCTCCAAGTTCGACGAGCAGGGCGACCCGATCAAGTGCGCCGTGGTCGTCAAGATCTCCGACAAGGGCGAGTTCGTCTTCGAACAGTCCGTCTGCCCGTAA
- a CDS encoding branched-chain amino acid ABC transporter permease: MDFIIQNILNALQWGSFYALIALGYTLVYGVLRLINFAHGDIFMVGAYIAFFVAGFLLGPAIGLSPLMTFALAIPLTMFLTACVGVFLERVAYRPLRRKGAHRLYVVITALMCGLILEYSNLAVLGASRLKFPELVEKTVWHFGGVTLTNLKVIVIVAAVAVFAFLNFIVTKTKIGMAMRGISYDKFAIPLMGIPIDQIIVFTFILGSGFAGLAGLLFAMSYPVLEPFMGMLIGWKAFIAAVVGGIGDIRGAFYGGFLLGFIEVGVVTVFPSTYRDLFAFTILLIILWIKPTGLFGMPQSTKI; this comes from the coding sequence GTGGACTTTATCATCCAAAATATATTGAACGCGCTCCAGTGGGGCAGCTTCTACGCACTCATCGCGTTGGGCTACACCCTGGTCTACGGCGTTCTGCGACTCATCAACTTCGCCCATGGAGACATCTTCATGGTGGGCGCGTACATCGCCTTTTTCGTGGCCGGGTTCCTGCTCGGTCCCGCCATCGGCCTGTCGCCGCTCATGACCTTCGCCCTGGCCATCCCGCTGACCATGTTCCTGACCGCCTGCGTGGGCGTGTTCCTGGAGCGCGTGGCATACCGCCCGCTGCGCAGAAAGGGGGCGCACAGGCTCTACGTGGTCATCACCGCGCTCATGTGCGGGCTGATCCTCGAATACTCCAACCTGGCAGTGCTCGGCGCAAGCCGCCTCAAGTTCCCGGAGCTGGTGGAAAAGACCGTCTGGCATTTCGGCGGCGTGACCCTGACCAACCTCAAGGTCATTGTCATCGTGGCCGCGGTGGCCGTCTTCGCCTTCCTGAACTTCATCGTCACCAAGACCAAGATCGGCATGGCCATGCGCGGCATCTCCTACGATAAATTTGCCATCCCGCTCATGGGCATTCCCATCGACCAGATCATCGTCTTCACCTTCATTCTCGGCTCCGGCTTCGCCGGACTGGCCGGCCTGCTGTTCGCCATGTCCTACCCGGTCCTGGAGCCCTTCATGGGCATGCTCATCGGCTGGAAGGCGTTCATCGCGGCGGTGGTCGGCGGCATCGGCGACATTCGCGGCGCCTTCTACGGCGGGTTCCTGCTCGGCTTCATCGAGGTCGGCGTGGTCACGGTCTTCCCGTCCACCTACCGCGACCTGTTCGCCTTCACCATTCTGCTGATCATTCTCTGGATCAAGCCAACCGGATTGTTCGGCATGCCGCAATCCACGAAGATCTAG
- a CDS encoding branched-chain amino acid ABC transporter permease, with protein MRKYTLNVLMAALAVVLLLMAQYHVIDNYIQAVVMFVGINIMMSTSLNLVNGNMGEFTCGHAAFMCVGAYVASILSVLCFGSKFGDPLFPESMAIFVFPVIVIIGGIVAALSSILVALPSFKTRDDYLAIITIAVNYMVISAIENMDFIGGSRGFQGMKDTVWAMVDSTPGWLAGDNDFPWVFLYVVLFTGLSIWVIRRFITSTYGKGVNAICQDEVAAEIMSVNTNKIKTVNFMIAAGIAGCAGGLFAHIVGYVNPQSFNILKSTEAMVMVYLGGMGSLSGAVISAVVFTGLMEVLRSQAIMDFLLAPATFVFPEWEPSAGVIKWVMIPLMLVLIMQFRPEGILGNKELSDVFPKLKKYYTFK; from the coding sequence ATGCGAAAATACACTCTCAACGTGCTCATGGCGGCCCTGGCCGTGGTCCTGCTGCTCATGGCCCAGTACCACGTCATCGACAACTACATCCAGGCCGTGGTCATGTTCGTGGGCATCAACATCATGATGTCCACCTCCCTGAACCTGGTCAACGGCAACATGGGTGAGTTCACCTGCGGCCACGCGGCTTTCATGTGCGTGGGCGCCTACGTGGCCTCCATCCTGTCGGTGCTCTGCTTCGGCTCCAAGTTCGGCGATCCCCTGTTCCCCGAGTCCATGGCCATCTTCGTCTTCCCGGTCATCGTGATCATCGGCGGCATCGTGGCGGCGCTCTCGTCCATCCTCGTGGCCCTGCCCTCGTTCAAGACCCGCGACGACTACCTGGCCATCATCACCATCGCGGTTAACTACATGGTCATCTCGGCCATCGAAAACATGGACTTCATCGGAGGCTCTCGCGGCTTTCAGGGCATGAAGGACACGGTCTGGGCCATGGTCGACTCCACTCCGGGCTGGCTTGCGGGAGACAACGACTTCCCGTGGGTCTTCCTGTACGTGGTCCTCTTCACCGGGCTGTCCATCTGGGTCATCCGACGCTTCATCACCTCCACCTACGGCAAGGGCGTCAACGCCATCTGTCAGGACGAGGTGGCGGCCGAGATCATGTCGGTTAACACCAACAAGATCAAAACCGTCAACTTCATGATCGCGGCGGGCATTGCCGGTTGCGCGGGCGGGCTCTTCGCTCACATCGTCGGCTACGTGAACCCGCAATCCTTCAACATCCTCAAGTCCACCGAGGCCATGGTCATGGTCTATCTCGGCGGCATGGGCTCACTCTCCGGCGCGGTCATCTCCGCCGTGGTCTTCACCGGCCTGATGGAAGTGCTCCGCTCCCAGGCCATCATGGACTTCCTGCTGGCCCCGGCCACTTTCGTCTTCCCCGAGTGGGAGCCGTCGGCGGGCGTCATCAAGTGGGTGATGATCCCCCTGATGCTGGTCCTGATCATGCAGTTCAGGCCCGAGGGCATCCTGGGCAACAAGGAGTTGTCGGACGTGTTCCCGAAGCTCAAGAAATACTACACGTTCAAATAG
- a CDS encoding ABC transporter ATP-binding protein, translated as MSLLKIDGLTQRFGGLQAVSQFSVEMKGGELMGLIGPNGAGKTTIFNLISGFYQPTEGTITLDGTPTAGLKPHQVTSIGVARTFQNIRLWHDMTVLDNIRIAQHYRMGYSVWDSVIRGRKYRECEARILKIAEELLDAMSLTDVAKEYPKNLPYGLQRRVEIARAMSIQPKLLLLDEPAAGLNSADVEDLIKLVHWIHDNFDITIFMIEHQMKVVTSLCQWIKVIDFGATIAEGTPEDIQSNPAVIKAYLGDDNI; from the coding sequence ATGTCTTTGCTTAAAATAGACGGTCTGACCCAGCGTTTCGGCGGACTTCAGGCCGTGTCCCAGTTCAGCGTGGAGATGAAGGGCGGCGAGCTCATGGGGCTGATCGGCCCCAACGGCGCCGGCAAGACCACCATCTTCAATCTCATCTCCGGCTTCTACCAGCCCACCGAGGGAACCATCACCCTGGACGGCACCCCCACTGCGGGGCTCAAGCCGCACCAGGTCACTTCCATCGGCGTGGCACGGACCTTCCAGAACATCCGGCTCTGGCACGACATGACCGTGCTGGACAACATCCGAATCGCCCAGCACTACCGCATGGGCTACTCGGTCTGGGACTCCGTGATCCGCGGCAGGAAATACCGCGAGTGCGAGGCCCGCATCCTGAAGATCGCCGAGGAACTCCTGGATGCCATGTCCCTGACCGACGTGGCCAAGGAATACCCCAAGAACCTGCCCTACGGTCTTCAGCGCCGGGTGGAGATCGCCCGCGCCATGTCCATCCAGCCCAAACTGCTGCTGCTCGACGAGCCGGCCGCAGGTCTGAACTCGGCCGACGTGGAGGATCTGATCAAGCTGGTTCACTGGATTCACGACAACTTCGACATCACCATCTTCATGATCGAACACCAGATGAAGGTCGTCACCAGCCTGTGCCAGTGGATCAAGGTCATCGACTTCGGGGCCACCATCGCCGAAGGCACCCCTGAAGACATCCAGTCCAACCCGGCCGTCATCAAGGCCTATCTTGGAGACGACAACATATGA
- a CDS encoding ABC transporter ATP-binding protein: MSTPLIEIKDLYVKYGNIEALHGINFTVGEGEIVTLIGANGAGKSTTLMSIAQLPPPEAPKVTQGDILFRGESILGMSPDKIVSDLHIALVPEGRHIFGNLTVEENLKLATYARKDTQADIDRDYKRVYSLFPRLDERKKQRSESLSGGEQQMLAVGRALMSACKVVMLDEPSMGLAPLLMYDMFRALKELNSEGMTILLIEQNAKLALDFAHRGYVIDTGEIVAEGPCDTLMEDPEVKKAYLGG, translated from the coding sequence ATGAGTACTCCCCTTATCGAAATCAAGGACCTGTACGTCAAATACGGCAACATCGAGGCCCTGCACGGCATCAACTTCACCGTGGGCGAAGGCGAGATCGTCACGCTCATCGGCGCCAACGGCGCGGGCAAGTCCACCACCCTCATGTCCATCGCCCAGCTGCCGCCGCCCGAGGCCCCCAAGGTGACCCAGGGCGACATCCTGTTCAGGGGAGAATCCATCCTGGGCATGTCCCCGGACAAGATCGTCTCCGACCTGCACATCGCCCTGGTACCGGAAGGCCGCCACATCTTCGGCAACCTGACCGTGGAGGAGAACCTCAAGCTCGCCACATACGCCCGCAAGGACACCCAGGCCGACATCGACCGCGACTACAAGCGCGTATACTCGCTCTTCCCGCGCCTGGACGAACGCAAGAAGCAGCGTTCCGAGTCCCTGTCCGGCGGTGAGCAGCAGATGCTCGCGGTGGGCCGCGCGCTCATGTCCGCCTGCAAGGTGGTCATGCTCGACGAGCCCTCCATGGGCCTGGCCCCGCTGCTCATGTACGATATGTTCCGCGCCCTCAAGGAACTCAACTCCGAGGGCATGACCATCCTGCTCATCGAGCAGAACGCCAAGCTCGCCCTTGACTTCGCCCACCGGGGCTACGTCATCGACACCGGCGAGATCGTGGCCGAAGGCCCCTGCGACACCCTCATGGAGGACCCGGAGGTCAAGAAGGCCTACCTGGGCGGCTAA
- a CDS encoding peptidylprolyl isomerase, translating to MIKMETSMGDIVIELDFDKAPKSAANFQQYVEDGFYDGLIFHRVINGFMVQGGGMDKDMKEKATRAPIENEANNGLKNDCYTLAMARTMDPHSASSQFFINVKDNGFLNFSSETPQGWGYAVFGKVVEGTEVVDEIKTVATGRHGFHDDVPLEPVFINKAYVVEG from the coding sequence ATGATCAAGATGGAAACCAGCATGGGCGATATCGTTATCGAACTCGACTTCGACAAGGCCCCCAAAAGCGCGGCCAACTTCCAGCAGTACGTGGAAGACGGCTTCTATGACGGCCTGATTTTCCACCGTGTCATCAACGGCTTCATGGTGCAGGGCGGCGGCATGGACAAGGACATGAAGGAAAAGGCCACCCGCGCTCCCATCGAGAACGAGGCCAACAACGGCCTGAAGAACGACTGCTACACCCTGGCCATGGCCCGGACCATGGACCCGCACTCCGCGTCCTCCCAGTTCTTCATCAACGTCAAGGACAACGGCTTCCTCAACTTCTCATCCGAGACCCCGCAGGGTTGGGGCTACGCCGTGTTCGGCAAGGTGGTCGAAGGCACGGAAGTGGTCGACGAGATCAAGACCGTTGCCACCGGACGGCACGGCTTCCACGACGACGTTCCCCTGGAGCCGGTCTTCATCAACAAGGCCTACGTGGTCGAGGGCTAA
- a CDS encoding tetratricopeptide repeat protein codes for MNARNIFLKAARLHQTGGAAQAVPLYRAALKLDPALGDAALYLGLALRQNGETENAIAAFRDAVRLLPGDADALNGLGAALLDQGETAQAEECHRQVLALQPHNAEAMAGLGNAHLAQGKTDAAILRFEAALALNPDSPEVLGNLGVALKVAGHPGQAVSRFEAALALAPGDADTLYNLGNAWQVLGDMRKALACYRAAQSAAPEAVAPRWGACFAHLDVLYDTEEDIARARAAYANALGKLDAFLSEDSPALLREAAASVGANQPFYLTYQGGNDRELQAVYGNMVHRIMGAAFPEFGSPQFAPRTRNKIRVGIATGFLHEHSVWKIPTRGWVRHLDRDRFEVFGYYTGHKHDHCTEEAYRLFDKVTHEPNRFEALCRAMFDDELDVLIYPDVGMDPTCARLAGLRLAPIQCVSLGHPMTTGLPTMDYYLSSELMEPKDGQEAYTENLVRLPNLSVHYKPLRQGPPAYGRDHFGLPEEALLYFCPQSLYKYLPQYDVLFPRIARQIPEARFVFLRNAQAEKLNRRFLDRVHRAFEVHGLHGQDHVIMLPRQPPDAYHALNCLCDVFLDSIEWSGFNTAMEAASAGLPLAIHPKGHMRGRHSLAVAARLGLTEVVAETFDEYVELAVRLGRDNAFRQSVRERVEAGGERLFGDMAAIRGLEEFILRVVR; via the coding sequence ATGAATGCCCGCAATATCTTCCTCAAGGCAGCCCGGCTTCACCAGACCGGGGGGGCCGCCCAGGCAGTGCCCCTCTACCGTGCCGCCCTCAAGCTCGACCCGGCTCTGGGCGACGCGGCCCTGTATCTCGGCCTGGCCCTTAGGCAGAACGGCGAAACCGAGAACGCAATCGCGGCCTTCCGGGACGCGGTACGGTTGCTGCCCGGCGACGCTGACGCACTCAACGGCCTCGGAGCCGCACTGCTCGACCAGGGCGAGACTGCACAGGCCGAGGAGTGCCACCGACAGGTGCTGGCCCTGCAGCCGCACAATGCGGAAGCCATGGCAGGCCTGGGCAACGCGCACCTTGCCCAAGGGAAAACCGACGCGGCCATCCTCCGTTTTGAAGCGGCCCTGGCCCTCAATCCCGACTCACCCGAGGTGCTTGGCAATCTCGGGGTGGCCCTCAAGGTAGCCGGACACCCCGGTCAGGCCGTGTCCCGATTCGAGGCGGCGCTGGCCCTGGCTCCCGGCGACGCCGACACCCTGTATAATCTCGGCAACGCATGGCAGGTCCTGGGCGACATGCGCAAGGCCTTGGCATGTTACCGGGCCGCCCAAAGCGCCGCCCCCGAGGCCGTAGCGCCCCGATGGGGGGCCTGCTTTGCTCATTTGGACGTGCTCTATGACACGGAAGAGGATATCGCCCGCGCCCGTGCCGCCTACGCGAACGCATTGGGCAAGCTGGATGCCTTCCTTTCGGAGGATTCTCCTGCCCTGCTCCGCGAGGCCGCCGCGTCCGTGGGGGCGAACCAGCCCTTCTACCTCACCTACCAGGGTGGCAATGACCGAGAACTGCAAGCCGTGTACGGCAACATGGTCCACCGGATCATGGGCGCCGCCTTTCCCGAATTCGGCTCGCCGCAGTTCGCGCCCCGCACGCGGAACAAAATCCGCGTAGGCATCGCCACCGGCTTCCTGCACGAACATTCCGTCTGGAAAATCCCGACCCGGGGCTGGGTGCGCCACCTGGACCGAGACCGCTTCGAGGTCTTCGGTTACTACACCGGACACAAGCACGACCATTGCACGGAAGAGGCATACCGACTCTTCGACAAGGTGACCCACGAACCCAACCGGTTCGAGGCCTTGTGCCGGGCCATGTTCGACGACGAACTGGATGTCCTTATCTACCCCGACGTCGGCATGGACCCCACCTGCGCAAGGCTGGCCGGATTACGACTGGCTCCGATTCAGTGCGTCTCGCTTGGGCACCCCATGACCACGGGGCTGCCGACCATGGACTACTATCTCTCCAGCGAGCTGATGGAACCCAAGGATGGCCAGGAAGCCTACACCGAAAACCTGGTCCGGCTGCCCAATCTCTCGGTCCACTACAAGCCCCTGCGACAAGGGCCGCCCGCCTACGGCAGGGACCATTTCGGCCTGCCAGAAGAAGCCCTGCTCTACTTCTGTCCGCAGTCGCTCTACAAGTACCTGCCCCAGTACGACGTGCTCTTCCCTCGCATCGCCCGGCAAATCCCGGAGGCCCGGTTCGTGTTCCTGCGAAACGCCCAGGCCGAAAAACTCAACCGCCGCTTCCTGGACCGCGTCCACCGCGCCTTCGAGGTGCACGGCCTGCACGGACAGGACCACGTGATCATGCTGCCGCGCCAGCCGCCGGACGCATACCACGCCCTCAACTGTCTCTGCGACGTCTTCCTGGACTCAATCGAGTGGTCGGGATTCAACACGGCCATGGAGGCAGCCTCCGCAGGCCTCCCCCTGGCGATCCACCCCAAGGGGCACATGCGCGGCAGGCACTCCCTTGCGGTAGCGGCCAGGCTCGGCCTGACCGAAGTCGTGGCGGAAACCTTTGATGAATACGTAGAGCTGGCTGTCAGGCTGGGGAGAGATAACGCCTTCCGCCAGTCCGTGCGGGAACGGGTTGAAGCGGGGGGGGAAAGACTCTTTGGGGACATGGCCGCCATACGCGGCCTGGAGGAATTTATTCTGCGGGTGGTGCGCTGA
- a CDS encoding DegT/DnrJ/EryC1/StrS family aminotransferase: MGIPFIDLKAQYKRVDEAVKSGIEGVLNHGAYVMGPEITELEKQLAEFSKVKHGVGCASGTDALIMALMALGAGPGDAVFTTPFTFMATAETIALTGATPVFVDIDPVTFNIDPDDLRRKIGEIKDTRKDLTPKGIIAVDLFGQPADYDRIEPLALNNGLFLIVDAAQSFGATYKGRPVCSIGDVACTSFFPAKPLGCYGDGGMVFADNDELHKLLVSIRVHGMGDDRYENVRMGINGRIDSMQAAVLLAKFSIFPEELELRQAVADRYDELLSGIDGLITPSVPEGNTSAWAQYSLLARNSEHREELMGKLKEAGIPSVIYYPKPLHLQTAFAYLGNAAGDFPVSEEIGSRIFSLPMYPYLAAEDQETIAKVLKG, translated from the coding sequence ATGGGTATTCCCTTTATCGACCTGAAAGCGCAGTACAAGCGCGTAGACGAAGCCGTCAAGAGCGGCATCGAAGGCGTCCTGAACCATGGCGCGTACGTTATGGGTCCGGAGATCACCGAGCTGGAAAAGCAGCTTGCCGAATTCTCCAAGGTGAAGCACGGCGTGGGCTGCGCATCCGGTACCGACGCCCTGATCATGGCCCTGATGGCCTTGGGCGCAGGCCCGGGCGACGCGGTTTTCACCACTCCGTTCACCTTCATGGCCACTGCCGAAACCATCGCCCTGACCGGTGCGACCCCGGTGTTCGTGGACATCGATCCCGTGACCTTCAACATTGATCCCGACGACCTGCGCCGCAAGATCGGCGAGATCAAGGACACTCGCAAGGACCTGACGCCCAAGGGCATCATCGCGGTCGACCTGTTCGGCCAGCCCGCCGACTACGATCGTATCGAGCCCCTGGCGCTCAACAACGGCCTGTTCCTCATCGTGGACGCGGCCCAGTCCTTCGGAGCCACCTACAAGGGTCGTCCTGTTTGCTCCATCGGCGACGTGGCCTGCACCTCGTTCTTCCCGGCCAAGCCGCTGGGTTGTTACGGCGACGGCGGCATGGTCTTCGCCGACAACGACGAGCTGCATAAGCTGCTGGTCTCCATCCGGGTCCACGGCATGGGCGACGACCGTTACGAGAACGTGCGTATGGGCATCAACGGCCGCATCGACTCAATGCAGGCCGCCGTGCTCCTGGCCAAGTTCTCCATCTTCCCGGAGGAGCTCGAATTGCGGCAGGCCGTGGCCGATCGCTACGACGAGCTGCTTTCCGGCATCGACGGCCTGATCACGCCCTCCGTGCCCGAGGGCAACACTTCGGCCTGGGCCCAGTATTCCCTCCTGGCCCGCAACAGCGAGCACCGGGAGGAGCTCATGGGCAAGCTCAAGGAGGCCGGCATCCCTTCGGTCATCTATTATCCCAAGCCGCTGCACCTGCAGACGGCCTTCGCCTATCTGGGTAACGCCGCCGGCGATTTCCCGGTCAGCGAGGAGATCGGTTCCCGCATCTTCAGCCTGCCCATGTATCCGTACCTTGCGGCCGAAGACCAGGAAACCATCGCCAAGGTCCTGAAGGGGTAG